From Acidobacteriota bacterium:
GCTTCGACCTCCGCGCCCCGAATGGTCGCTTCGCCCCGGTTGCGGAAAAAGTAGTCGCTGCCGTTCTTGTACCGCTCGATTAGGTCGTGGATCCGGTACCAGTACCCGTACGCCGCCAGCCGCAGCGGACCGGACGTCCAGACTGCGCTTCCGTCGAACTGGAGGCTGGTCTCGGGCTCGAGGTCCGGGTTGCCGGTGACGAAGCCGCGCCCCGTCACCCCGCGGTAGTACCGGTCGGAGAGTGTCGCATCCCGAAACCCGCGGGCCGCCTGCAGGGTGATCGCCAGATCCGACCGGACATTCACACCGCCTGCCAGAAAGCCGGATACGGCCCCGCGGACGCTGTCGCAGTCGCCGAAATAGCCGCCGCGGTTCCGACTGCTCACCCGGTCGGCCCGGATCCCGCCGCCCCACGACCATCGGCCCGCTCGGCCGTCCAGGGCGGCGAACGCCGCCAGGTCGTCGCGCCGGGCATCCGCCACCGACACCTCGGTTGTGATCGTTGACGGGACGCCGCTCGGACCGTAGGCGAAGGTGGTGTTGACCGCTCGCAGGCCGTACCTGCCGGCGGCGGCGGCGCCCAGGACCAGCCGGGTCGACTCGCCCCAGCTCCGCTCCGCTTCGAGCCGGGCTTCATAGTCGCGGGCATCCGTGTCCGACCGGCTCAACTGCCCCGACGCAGCGGCAGTGGGATAGCGGTCCCGGTCCAGCACCAGCCGGTACGCGTCCCACGCGAAGCTGGCCCCGATCCGGGACCAGGCCCCCGGGCCCGGCCGTTCGAATGCCGCACTGAAGCGGTGCGAGTCCTCGACCGGGTAGACGGTGCCGGTCGTCTGAGAATCCGTCGCCGGCTTGCCCACGTCCCGAGCCAGGTCGCTCCGCCAGCCCAGCCGAAGCACGCCCCCGCCGAGCAGACTTTGGTAGCCGATACGCGCGCCGCCCAGCGTGGCGCTCGAATCGGCGACCGTCCCCGCCGGGCTGCGGTAGTCGGCAGACCGGCGCCAGTGCGCCCCCGCCGTGACCGAGCCGCCCGCCAGCGGCGCGTTGCCTTCGGCGCTCCCGCCGCCGCCGGCGACGCCGGCGGCGCCGAACACGAACAGCCGGCCGCCCGCGGGCTCACCCGGCGACGCCAGGCGGGTTCGCGCCCGGATGATCCCCCCGAACGCGTCGGACCCGTACGCCACCGATCCGGGG
This genomic window contains:
- a CDS encoding TonB-dependent receptor; this translates as MGRHLQTVLVWMVLGVWPLALDGRLLGPDGQPLGGARVVVVGQTGTALADADGRFRLEPTPAFPFELVVMRPDGVALRPVTVRAVPADGPLEIRLESAASDTVTVVAGIVPDLELPPAAAAAVIGRGDLEQRAPVRVPDVLESIPGAGVTGEGQSAVPALRGLSKGRTLLLVDDGRVTAERRAGPSAPFLDPETVGEIEVIRGPGSVAYGSDAFGGIIRARTRLASPGEPAGGRLFVFGAAGVAGGGGSAEGNAPLAGGSVTAGAHWRRSADYRSPAGTVADSSATLGGARIGYQSLLGGGVLRLGWRSDLARDVGKPATDSQTTGTVYPVEDSHRFSAAFERPGPGAWSRIGASFAWDAYRLVLDRDRYPTAAASGQLSRSDTDARDYEARLEAERSWGESTRLVLGAAAAGRYGLRAVNTTFAYGPSGVPSTITTEVSVADARRDDLAAFAALDGRAGRWSWGGGIRADRVSSRNRGGYFGDCDSVRGAVSGFLAGGVNVRSDLAITLQAARGFRDATLSDRYYRGVTGRGFVTGNPDLEPETSLQFDGSAVWTSGPLRLAAYGYWYRIHDLIERYKNGSDYFFRNRGEATIRGAEVEAQVAVTDGLLLETGAHYLRGEADDTGEPTDDVPPPGVFVMLRRTPGRAWWWLVRAAAYARDERPGPTEGVVPGYGVCDAGAGCRLGDRLELDVLVRNLFDVCYPGSADEKAALAPGISLQVGLRATF